In the Flavobacterium pallidum genome, one interval contains:
- the era gene encoding GTPase Era, whose translation MAHKAGFVNIIGNPNVGKSTLMNAFVGERLSIITSKAQTTRHRILGIVNGEDFQVVLSDTPGIIKPAYEMQESMMNFVKSAFEDADVLIYMVEIGEKELKDDAFFNKIIYAKIPVLLLLNKIDNSHQEQLEEQVGFWKEKVPNAEIFPISALKNFNVPEVFSRILELLPESPPYYPKDALTDKPERFFVNETIREKILLNYSKEIPYAVEIETEEFLEDDDIIRIRAVIMVERDTQKGIIIGHKGAALKKVGMESRADLEKFFGKQIHIELYVKVNKNWRSDARQLRRFGYN comes from the coding sequence ATGGCACACAAAGCAGGCTTCGTCAATATTATCGGAAATCCAAATGTAGGCAAATCAACATTAATGAATGCCTTTGTCGGCGAACGGCTGTCTATCATCACTTCGAAGGCGCAAACCACCCGGCACCGCATTTTGGGAATTGTGAATGGCGAGGATTTTCAGGTGGTTTTGTCTGATACGCCCGGAATCATCAAACCGGCATATGAGATGCAGGAATCCATGATGAACTTCGTGAAATCGGCTTTTGAAGATGCGGATGTGCTGATTTATATGGTAGAAATAGGGGAGAAGGAGCTTAAAGATGATGCTTTTTTCAACAAAATCATTTATGCCAAAATCCCGGTGCTTCTGCTGCTGAATAAAATCGACAACTCCCACCAGGAGCAACTCGAGGAACAGGTTGGTTTCTGGAAAGAGAAAGTACCGAATGCCGAGATTTTCCCCATATCGGCATTGAAGAATTTTAACGTGCCCGAAGTGTTCAGCCGCATTTTGGAACTGCTTCCGGAATCACCTCCCTATTACCCAAAAGATGCGTTGACCGACAAGCCGGAGCGTTTCTTCGTAAACGAAACCATACGCGAGAAAATCCTTTTAAACTACAGCAAGGAAATCCCATACGCCGTAGAAATTGAAACCGAGGAATTCCTCGAAGACGACGATATCATCCGCATCCGTGCCGTAATTATGGTAGAGCGCGATACGCAAAAGGGCATCATCATCGGTCATAAGGGAGCTGCACTGAAGAAAGTAGGAATGGAATCCAGGGCCGATCTTGAGAAATTTTTCGGCAAGCAAATCCACATTGAATTGTATGTAAAAGTCAACAAGAACTGGCGCAGCGATGCACGGCAATTAAGGCGTTTCGGGTATAATTAA
- the der gene encoding ribosome biogenesis GTPase Der produces the protein MSNIVAIVGRPNVGKSTLFNRLIKRREAIVDSVAGVTRDRNYGKSEWNGKEFSVIDTGGYVRGSDDVFEGEIRKQVELAIDESDVIIFVVDVEEGITPMDDAVAKLLRKVTKPVLLAVNKVDNAMREKDAVEFYNLGLGEYYTFASISGSGTGELLDALIDAFPVRPEPVQEETELPRFAVVGRPNAGKSSFINALIGEDRYIVTDIAGTTRDAIDTKFNRFGFEFNLMDTAGIRRKAKVKEDLEFYSVMRSVRAIEHADICILIIDATRGFEGQDQSIFWLAEKNRKGVVILVNKWDLVEKDTMSTRDYEAKIRKEIEPFTDVPILFVSALTKQRLLKALESSVQVFENRKQRIPTSKFNEHMLKVIESYPPPALKGKYVKIKYCMQLPTNTPQFVFFANLPQYVKDPYKRFLENKIREKWDFAGVPIDIYIREK, from the coding sequence ATGAGCAATATCGTCGCAATAGTAGGAAGGCCAAACGTAGGAAAATCAACTTTATTTAATCGTCTGATTAAGAGAAGGGAAGCGATTGTCGATTCGGTTGCCGGGGTAACCCGTGACCGTAATTATGGCAAGAGCGAATGGAACGGTAAAGAGTTCTCGGTAATCGATACCGGAGGTTATGTTCGCGGATCAGACGATGTATTTGAAGGCGAAATCCGCAAACAGGTCGAACTTGCCATTGACGAATCCGATGTCATTATCTTCGTTGTCGATGTCGAGGAAGGCATTACGCCGATGGATGATGCCGTAGCGAAACTATTGCGTAAAGTCACCAAACCCGTACTGCTTGCCGTAAACAAAGTCGACAACGCCATGCGTGAAAAAGATGCCGTCGAATTTTACAACCTCGGCCTGGGCGAATACTATACTTTTGCCAGTATTTCCGGAAGCGGTACCGGAGAATTGCTCGATGCGCTTATCGACGCTTTCCCCGTTAGGCCGGAACCGGTGCAGGAAGAAACCGAGTTGCCCCGCTTTGCCGTCGTAGGCCGCCCGAATGCCGGAAAATCAAGCTTCATCAATGCACTTATCGGGGAAGATCGTTATATTGTCACTGATATTGCGGGAACGACCCGTGACGCCATTGATACTAAATTCAACCGCTTCGGGTTCGAGTTCAATCTTATGGACACAGCAGGGATCCGCAGGAAAGCGAAGGTGAAGGAAGATCTCGAATTTTATTCGGTAATGCGTTCTGTGCGCGCAATCGAACACGCCGATATCTGCATCCTCATTATCGATGCCACAAGAGGTTTCGAAGGACAGGACCAAAGTATTTTCTGGCTTGCCGAAAAGAACAGGAAAGGCGTTGTGATTCTCGTCAATAAATGGGATCTGGTAGAAAAGGATACCATGTCGACGCGCGATTACGAGGCTAAAATCCGTAAGGAAATCGAGCCATTCACGGATGTGCCTATTTTATTCGTATCGGCCCTGACCAAGCAACGTTTGCTCAAAGCGCTCGAATCCTCCGTCCAGGTTTTTGAAAACCGCAAGCAGCGCATCCCCACGTCAAAATTCAATGAGCACATGCTTAAGGTGATTGAAAGTTACCCACCGCCGGCGCTCAAAGGAAAATATGTAAAGATCAAATACTGCATGCAATTGCCCACCAATACGCCGCAATTTGTGTTTTTTGCCAACCTTCCGCAATATGTGAAAGACCCGTACAAGCGTTTCCTTGAAAACAAAATACGCGAGAAATGGGATTTTGCAGGCGTCCCGATTGATATTTACATCCGCGAGAAATAG
- a CDS encoding transporter, with amino-acid sequence MKKYILLVLLAFQFANATEKDSVTGPGIFREYYRHVITAKGMCDACGCSASGGSMGFASMLNSNFVGIRYFNQNYKSSDGLYSNSPWYNEDFNTLQVWARIPVYKKIQISALLPYHFHNRETATGIQNINGIGDITVLAMYRLYQTHRDSTLFVHTLQLGGGIKAPTGKFDEANAGAVNPSFQVGTGSWDYLFATEYIVKRKRFGLNTMLNYTVKAENDKQYRFGNQFNYAGTFFYLYEKQQFSIAPQAGFAGEVYGSNYQHGVLVRKTSGDILLGKVGVEIGKKKFSAGANVMLPITQNLAGGRVEANYRWSLNLNYSL; translated from the coding sequence ATGAAGAAATATATATTATTGGTCCTGCTGGCTTTCCAATTTGCAAACGCAACGGAAAAGGACAGTGTTACAGGACCAGGCATTTTCAGGGAATACTACAGACATGTTATTACAGCAAAGGGTATGTGTGATGCCTGTGGCTGCTCTGCAAGCGGCGGCAGTATGGGATTTGCATCAATGCTGAATTCCAATTTCGTGGGCATCCGTTATTTCAATCAAAATTATAAAAGCTCGGATGGGCTCTACAGCAATTCACCGTGGTACAATGAAGATTTCAATACGCTGCAGGTATGGGCAAGGATTCCTGTTTACAAGAAGATCCAGATTTCTGCCTTGCTGCCGTATCATTTTCATAACAGGGAAACCGCAACGGGGATCCAGAACATCAACGGCATCGGGGATATTACTGTTTTGGCGATGTACCGCTTATATCAGACCCATAGGGACAGTACTTTGTTTGTTCATACGCTGCAACTGGGAGGTGGTATAAAAGCACCCACCGGGAAATTTGACGAAGCCAATGCGGGTGCCGTAAATCCAAGCTTTCAGGTTGGCACAGGAAGCTGGGATTATCTTTTTGCGACGGAGTACATCGTTAAAAGAAAAAGGTTTGGGTTGAATACCATGCTTAACTATACCGTCAAGGCTGAAAACGACAAACAATATCGTTTCGGCAATCAGTTCAATTATGCAGGAACTTTTTTTTACCTGTACGAAAAGCAGCAATTTTCCATCGCTCCGCAGGCGGGTTTTGCAGGTGAAGTTTACGGAAGCAATTACCAACATGGGGTATTGGTAAGAAAAACCTCTGGTGATATTCTTTTAGGTAAGGTTGGTGTGGAGATAGGCAAAAAGAAATTTTCCGCAGGAGCAAATGTGATGTTGCCTATCACCCAGAACCTGGCAGGCGGACGTGTAGAAGCCAATTACAGATGGAGCTTAAACTTAAATTACAGCTTATAA
- a CDS encoding MbnP family protein: protein MKFQLKNSLAITAIAIALASCANDDDNHSTSGQGKIDVEFDNVFGSANLILNAQGNATSQGETLNISDVKYIISNIELIREDGTVFIYPKSESYFIVSEANEATHVLELEHIPAGNYTKIKFGIGVDESQYNLGETAQGDFFAAAQSEGMALSWNAGYKHLLFEGMFTSATVITPTPFMIQTAKSDSNYNYTDVTLDFPDMALVRTTITPDVHIFADVEKVIDGTHKIKLTDNNVSGMGAMITSGENLSLITANLSGMFAVDHVHND from the coding sequence ATGAAATTTCAATTAAAAAATAGTCTTGCCATAACGGCAATAGCCATTGCTTTGGCTTCCTGCGCCAATGATGACGATAACCATTCCACGTCTGGCCAGGGAAAAATCGATGTCGAATTTGACAATGTATTCGGCAGCGCAAACTTAATCCTCAACGCACAAGGGAATGCAACTTCCCAAGGCGAAACACTAAACATCTCGGATGTGAAGTATATCATCAGCAACATCGAACTGATCAGGGAAGACGGAACCGTTTTCATATATCCAAAATCAGAAAGCTATTTTATCGTCAGTGAAGCTAACGAAGCCACGCATGTCCTGGAACTGGAGCACATTCCTGCGGGTAATTACACAAAGATAAAATTTGGCATAGGTGTCGATGAAAGCCAATACAACCTGGGTGAAACGGCTCAGGGTGACTTCTTCGCTGCAGCCCAAAGTGAAGGCATGGCCTTGTCATGGAACGCAGGTTATAAGCATTTGCTTTTTGAAGGGATGTTTACTTCGGCAACCGTTATTACTCCGACTCCTTTTATGATCCAAACCGCGAAATCAGATTCAAATTACAACTATACCGATGTAACGCTGGATTTTCCCGATATGGCGCTGGTAAGGACGACAATCACCCCTGATGTCCACATCTTTGCAGACGTTGAGAAAGTTATCGACGGAACCCATAAAATCAAACTGACTGACAACAACGTAAGCGGAATGGGTGCGATGATTACGAGCGGTGAAAACCTGTCACTGATTACGGCTAATCTTTCCGGTATGTTTGCTGTTGACCATGTTCACAACGACTAA